The Panicum hallii strain FIL2 chromosome 5, PHallii_v3.1, whole genome shotgun sequence genome contains the following window.
AGAGCGACCGCCCGCGCTGGAGCGGGCCCCGGTTGTCGCGCGGGCCGCAGGTGATTGTGCTCGCACCCTGCCTGAGCCGCGCCGCGGGCCCCGGCGCCGGCCGGGAGcccggcgcggggcgcgggacGAAGAGGAGTGACGCCATTGGAGCGGAAGGGAAGCGAGGAAGGGAAGGAAGAAATCGAAGAGGGGTGAAGAACCAGGCTGGGCCGCTGGGGTTTGGGTTTCTGATGGGATTCTGACGACGCGCTGGGAGCCGTCCGATCCTCCTCAATATTCGCGCGGCATGATACGGCGTGGCCACTGGGAGTGGGGTCCGCCGGTCAGGCCCGTCAGGGACATCGTCTCGCTGTCGCCTGCCAGGAAATAGAAAAAAAATCCTTGCCAATCATTGAGCTCAGCTCCGCCAAGCCCGAGCTGACGAAAAAGCAGCGGCGGCCGCACACGATCCAACCAACCACCGGGAGAAAAGCAACCAACCACTCCATGCCTCCCACGCTGCCCCGATTCTAAGCTAGTCGGCTGCCATTCCGTCCCATCCATTGGCTATTTGGCTCCCTTCGCTCAGTCCACCTCTCCCCCACTCCTCATCACTCTGCTCTCCTCTGCTCTGCCCCAATCAGTGCTGCCATCCACTGACCCGCCGCGAGCGCCAatggcggccgccgcggccctggCCGCCGTGCTAGCGCTGTCGTGCTTCGGCGCGTCCGCGACGGCCgcgacggcggaggcggaggcggaccGCATCGCGAGCCTGCCGGGGCAGCCGCCGGTCAACTTCTCCATGTACTCCGGGTACGTCACCGTGGACGCGGCCGCGGGGCGGGCGCTCTTCTACTGGCTCATCGAGGCGGCCGGCGCGCCCGCGGAGTCCGCGCCGCTCGTGCTCTGGCTCAACGGCGGGCCCGGGTGCTCCTCCGTCGGCTACGGCGCGTCCGAGGAGCTCGGCGCCTTCCGGATCAACTCCGACGGCAGGTCGCTCTCCAGGAACCGCTACCCCTGGAACAAAGGTCCGGTTCTGATTCCTTCCTTTTCATTGGTCACGCGCTCACGCTCGCCTCCCCTGATCGGGAAACATGTGGTAGCTTGTTTTGCTCATCGGAACTGGGATGGACTGGTTGGTTTGGTTGCAGTGGCGAACATGCTGTTCCTGGACTCGCCGGCCGGCGTCGGCTACTCCTACTCCAACACCACCGCCGATCTGTACACTGCCGGTGACAACAAGACAGGTGAATCGCGGGAGTACTTTAGCGGCAACTTGTGTGATGCTAGTACTAGTTCCATTCTTATATTATCGTTGTAGGCTTGTAGCTTTATTCTCACGGCTAGCTCCTGCTGATGTTGCTGTGTAGCTCATGATTCGTACAATTTCTTGGTGAATTGGTTGGAGCGGTTTCCGCAGTACAAGCATCGCGATTTCTACATCACGGGAGAGAGCTACGCAGGTGAATTCTGAATTGCTGTGAGAATTGATCGACTATAGGATGGAGATTATATATGCAGTTAGCGTTACCCAGCGATCACATTTACATTCCTGGAGCTCAATTTGATGAAATGGCTACCTTTTCAGGTCACTATGTGCCTCAGCTGTCTCAGCTAGTATACCGGAACAACAAAGGAATTAGAAAGCCAATCCTAAACTTCAAAGGCTTCATGGTCAGAATTTCTTGTGCTCATATTTCTATGGCTCTTAATTAGTTTGCTCATTTCTGCTCAGAATTGATCTAGTGTTCTGTCAATACTCTAGGTCGGAAATGCGGTAATTGACGATTACCATGACTACATGGGCACATTTGAGTACTGGTGGACACATGGGCTTATCTCCGATGAAACCTATGAGAACTTGCGGTTGGCCTGTGAATTTGATTCAGCTGAGCACCCCTCTAAGAAATGCGACAAGATCTACGATATCGCTGAGGCTGAGCAAGGGAATATTGACGCGTACAGCATCTACACGCCTACTTGTAAGAAGACTTCACTTCATAAGCGCAGGCTAATAAGGGGGAGAATGGTATGTTTGCTTTGCTAAAAAAAACTTGTTAACTTTCTGATAGCTGATGGTAGTACTGTACGTTGGATTTTCCCTAGGTTCCTTTGACCATTATGCGATTATTTATTGTATTATTCGCACACTTCTGAAAGTATAATAACTTATGAGGCGTATATGAGTGCAATGACCTATCTCCTAACAACATATTATTTCAAATGTAGCCCTGGTTGCCGAGAGGATATGATCCCTGCACCGAAAACTACGCGACAAAGTACTATAACTTACCTGAGGTGCAGGAAGCTTTACATGCCAATGTCACTGGAATACCATATGCCTGGGTAGCCTGCAGGTCTGTTCTGCTTGTTTCATCTTGTTTTGGTCACAACTATTAGTATGGCCACCAGTAAAGCTGCCTGTTCTTAATATTTTGCACTAAACACCACTGATTATTTGCAGTGATCCCATTTTTGACTACTGGAAAGATTCACCGAAGTCCATGCTTCCTATTTACCGTGAGCTTATCGCTGCAGGCATAAGGATATGGGTCTTCAGGTTCGTTGCATTTCTGTTGTGAACATGGTGCCCACTGAATTCCGAATATTTGAAAGTGGCAGAATTGCTGATGTTTGTCATAGCAAATCAAGATAAATTGATGACTATACAATGTGGGTGGTATGTTGTTTTGACTTGGTAAATGAGTGGATTTTAATCTCTTACATTGGACAATTTTGGCAGTGGTGATGCTGATTCTGTTGTCCCCCTCACCGCGACAAGATACTCCATCGATGCGCTCTCTCTACCAACCGTCACAAACTGGTACCCTTGGTATGACAATGAAGAGGTTAGTCAGTGACACTGCT
Protein-coding sequences here:
- the LOC112895239 gene encoding serine carboxypeptidase II-1-like; the protein is MAAAAALAAVLALSCFGASATAATAEAEADRIASLPGQPPVNFSMYSGYVTVDAAAGRALFYWLIEAAGAPAESAPLVLWLNGGPGCSSVGYGASEELGAFRINSDGRSLSRNRYPWNKVANMLFLDSPAGVGYSYSNTTADLYTAGDNKTAHDSYNFLVNWLERFPQYKHRDFYITGESYAGHYVPQLSQLVYRNNKGIRKPILNFKGFMVGNAVIDDYHDYMGTFEYWWTHGLISDETYENLRLACEFDSAEHPSKKCDKIYDIAEAEQGNIDAYSIYTPTCKKTSLHKRRLIRGRMPWLPRGYDPCTENYATKYYNLPEVQEALHANVTGIPYAWVACSDPIFDYWKDSPKSMLPIYRELIAAGIRIWVFSGDADSVVPLTATRYSIDALSLPTVTNWYPWYDNEEVGGWCQVYKGLTLVTIRGAGHEVPLHRPRQGLKLFEHFLRDEPMPKPVDSIQTF